From the genome of Azospira restricta, one region includes:
- a CDS encoding tetratricopeptide repeat protein: MKSIKRAALAAAVALAFSAPTLAAGKPKAPREAAKPAPAPLSAELYRSHLGQAVYQVLLGEIALQRGNHELAVGAYGDLAYRTRDPKVLERTVEVASISRRFDVAYEAARLWVEIEPESINARQTLAAVLIMQNRADELGPQVTILLEKDKDNLIDNLLRMNRMLSRLQDKAGAYRMLDKVLAPYAGIAEAHYALATAAYHAGERQAALAEVRKASSLRPEWEAPALFESQLVARDSAAAAIEVLERFVKANPQARDVRLHLARGLIAEKRYGDARKHFDRLLAEHPDSPELMYPVAVLALQQNDVATAEPLLLRILEGAESAERTVAAYYLGQIAEERKDHAGAIAFYKRVSAGEQFVPAQVRIANLLLKEGGGLSMARTHLQDSAKRQPQAKVQFVIAEAHLLRDAGRDEEALALLDAVIAEQPNQADVLYDAALLAEKLGRMEVLEGNLRRVIELRPDSAHAYNALGYSFADRGIRLEEARQLIAKAVELAPEDPFIMDSLGWVLFRSGDLQGALDKLQKAYALKPDAEIAAHLGEVLWVLGRQDEARRIWAEAGKLHPDNGVLKAVRQKFAP; the protein is encoded by the coding sequence ATGAAATCGATCAAGCGCGCTGCGTTGGCCGCAGCAGTGGCCCTCGCCTTCTCGGCGCCGACGCTGGCCGCCGGCAAGCCGAAAGCGCCGCGCGAGGCCGCCAAGCCGGCGCCCGCGCCGCTCTCCGCCGAGCTCTACCGCAGCCACCTCGGGCAGGCGGTCTACCAGGTGCTGCTCGGCGAGATCGCACTGCAGCGCGGCAACCACGAACTGGCGGTCGGCGCCTACGGCGACCTCGCCTACCGCACGCGCGACCCGAAGGTGCTCGAACGGACGGTCGAGGTGGCCAGCATCAGCCGCCGCTTCGACGTCGCCTACGAGGCCGCCCGCCTCTGGGTCGAGATCGAGCCGGAGTCGATCAACGCCCGGCAGACGCTGGCGGCGGTGCTGATCATGCAGAACCGCGCCGACGAACTCGGGCCGCAGGTGACGATCCTGCTCGAGAAGGACAAGGACAACCTGATCGACAACCTGCTGCGGATGAACCGCATGCTGTCGCGTCTGCAGGACAAGGCCGGTGCCTACCGCATGCTGGACAAGGTGCTGGCGCCCTACGCCGGCATCGCCGAGGCGCATTACGCGCTGGCGACCGCTGCCTATCACGCCGGCGAGCGGCAGGCGGCGCTGGCCGAGGTGCGCAAGGCGTCGTCGCTGCGCCCGGAGTGGGAGGCGCCGGCGCTGTTCGAATCGCAGCTCGTCGCGCGCGATTCGGCCGCGGCCGCGATCGAGGTGCTCGAGCGCTTCGTCAAGGCCAACCCGCAGGCGCGCGACGTCCGCCTGCACCTGGCCCGCGGCCTGATCGCCGAGAAGCGCTACGGCGACGCGCGCAAGCATTTCGACCGCCTCCTCGCCGAGCATCCGGATAGCCCCGAGCTGATGTACCCGGTCGCCGTGCTGGCGCTGCAGCAGAACGACGTGGCGACCGCCGAGCCGCTGCTCTTGCGCATCCTCGAAGGCGCCGAGTCCGCCGAGCGCACGGTGGCAGCCTACTACCTCGGCCAGATCGCCGAGGAACGCAAGGACCACGCCGGCGCGATCGCCTTCTACAAGCGCGTCAGCGCCGGCGAGCAGTTCGTGCCGGCGCAGGTGCGCATCGCCAACCTGCTGCTGAAGGAGGGCGGCGGCCTGTCGATGGCGCGCACCCATCTGCAGGATTCGGCGAAGCGGCAGCCGCAGGCGAAGGTGCAGTTCGTCATCGCCGAGGCGCACCTGCTGCGTGATGCCGGGCGCGACGAGGAGGCGCTGGCGCTGCTCGATGCCGTCATCGCCGAGCAGCCGAACCAGGCCGACGTCCTCTACGATGCCGCGCTGCTTGCCGAGAAGCTCGGCCGCATGGAGGTGCTGGAGGGCAATCTGCGCCGCGTCATCGAACTGCGTCCGGACAGCGCGCACGCCTACAACGCGCTCGGCTACAGCTTCGCCGACCGCGGCATCCGCCTCGAGGAGGCCCGGCAGCTGATCGCCAAGGCGGTCGAGCTGGCCCCGGAGGACCCGTTCATCATGGACAGCCTGGGCTGGGTGCTCTTCCGCAGCGGCGACTTGCAGGGTGCGCTCGACAAGCTGCAGAAGGCCTACGCGCTCAAGCCCGACGCCGAGATCGCTGCGCACCTCGGCGAGGTGCTGTGGGTGCTCGGCCGCCAGGACGAGGCGCGGCGGATCTGGGCCGAGGCCGGCAAGCTGCATCCCGACAACGGCGTGCTCAAGGCCGTGCGCCAGAAATTCGCGCCCTGA
- the mutM gene encoding bifunctional DNA-formamidopyrimidine glycosylase/DNA-(apurinic or apyrimidinic site) lyase — protein MPELPEVEVSRQGLLPYLPGKTVRAATVRTPRLRHEIPPELPRLLSGRALAGIARRGKYLVFDFGGGWLILHLGMSGSLRLVAPETPPQKHDHVDLDFGDTVLRLRDPRRFGVLAWTEAAPETHPLLAVLGIEPLSPEFDGRWLHAALHRRSAPVKPVLMDGHLLVGVGNIYASESLFRAGISPLRAANRIAAGRCDRLAEAVRETLADSIAAGGSSVRDYVHSDGGAGCFQLSCAVYDRDGAPCPACGTPVRCTRQAGRSTYWCPRCQR, from the coding sequence ATGCCCGAACTGCCCGAAGTCGAAGTCAGCCGTCAGGGGCTGCTGCCCTACCTCCCCGGAAAGACCGTGCGCGCGGCGACGGTGCGCACGCCGCGGCTGCGCCACGAAATCCCGCCCGAACTGCCGCGCCTGCTCTCCGGGCGCGCGCTCGCCGGCATCGCCCGGCGCGGCAAGTACCTCGTCTTCGACTTCGGCGGCGGCTGGCTGATCCTGCATCTGGGCATGTCCGGCAGCCTGCGCCTGGTGGCGCCGGAAACGCCGCCGCAGAAGCACGACCACGTCGACCTCGACTTCGGCGACACCGTGCTGCGCCTGCGCGACCCGCGCCGCTTCGGCGTGCTGGCGTGGACCGAAGCCGCGCCGGAAACGCACCCGCTGCTCGCCGTGCTCGGCATCGAGCCGCTGTCGCCGGAATTCGACGGGCGCTGGCTGCATGCGGCGCTGCACCGGCGCTCGGCGCCGGTCAAGCCGGTGCTGATGGACGGCCACCTGCTGGTCGGCGTCGGCAACATCTACGCGTCGGAAAGCCTCTTTCGCGCCGGCATCTCGCCGCTGCGCGCCGCCAACCGGATCGCCGCCGGGCGCTGCGACCGCCTCGCCGAGGCGGTGCGCGAGACGCTCGCCGACTCGATCGCCGCCGGCGGCAGCAGCGTGCGCGACTACGTGCACAGCGACGGCGGCGCCGGCTGCTTCCAGCTCAGCTGCGCCGTCTACGACCGCGACGGCGCGCCCTGCCCGGCCTGCGGCACGCCGGTGCGCTGCACGCGCCAGGCCGGGCGCAGCACCTACTGGTGCCCGCGCTGCCAGCGCTGA